CGAGATGTAATTCTATCCGAATCGGTTGCCTCTGCTTTGGTGCCTTCCTCTGTGGAACTGCTAGGAGAAACTCATGTGAAAGGTAAAGAAAAACCAGTAAGAGTTTATGCTTTATTATAACAGGAATTAAAAGTATGATCGATGAATTTAGAATTCATTTTTTTTAGATTCGAATCCGAGTGTTATTGATGACTCAGAGTATGGACGATGCGAAGAGTAGTAAAAATGTAATTTTCCATCAATTTGATCGGTAGCTGGATGAATGATTTCCCCCAATTGAATTTGAATTGTATAAAAGTATTATTGAAAATTTAAGTTCAGGTGTTAGGACAACCTTTTGGTTCGTTAGTTTCGATCGGAAACACTCTATTTCAATGTCAGTCCGTTAAATCCACTTCTTCGAATGCCTCTGTTTGGTGGCGAAACATCCAAAGTTTATCACCTGAATAAAAATTGATAAACCCATCTCTCATTTCAAATTGTGAAATGCCTCGGAGTAATAAATTTTGTTCGAATTGCATCTCGGTTGGTAAATCCATCACGAGGATTCGGCGTGTGGTGATAATGGCCACTTTGTCATGGAGATTGGCAAAAGCACGAAGGCTTTCTTGTTCAAGGCTAATGGTATCCCAATGGTTCGTATAACTGTTGTATACGTAAAGTTTCCGTTCGCTGGCTACAAGGGCCGCTTTATGACCCATGGCTACTTGGTATCGTTCTTCGCCAAAGATATGGCCCTTTTCCCATTCCGTACTTGAATTACTCACACCTAACAAATTTTTTTGAGATACAATGATACAAAGGTCACCGTAACATTTGGAGTAACGGACATGTTCCCCTCTTGTCGAATATGAAACTTCTGTCCCATCAGATAAGAATGCTTTGAATGATAAATGGCCTTCCACAAAGTTTATGGTTGTTTGTATATAAGGATATGCTGTTTTATCGGTAGACCAATTGGTAAATGCGGTGACATCTTGTTTGACGGGAACCGAAGGAACATGTAGGTCTGGGTGTGGTCTTTGTTGTGGCCTTGGACGATTTTGGCCCACTGTGTCGATGTAGTATATGTCTCCGTCTGAAGGGTCGGGATTGGCAAAAAGGGAAGGGATGAGTCCGATCGTAACAGAAATCCCGATCAGGACAAAAAGCAATTTTCGAGTTTGTTTTGAATGCGACCAAAAGAACATAAACTAAGGTTTCCTTCCCGATGAATCTTCATTAAATGGTATCTTCCGACAACCATTTCTCTGTTTTAGACGGAGAATAGTTTTGTAATTGAGTGAGTAAGTCCTTGGTTTCCCTTAGGACAATCACGAGATCCATATTTTCCTTTTTTAAAAAGCCAGAGACAACCATCGTATGGAACATTTGGACGAGTGAGTCATAAAAACCATTCCAATTCAATAATACAATGGGTTTGTTGTGAAGTCCCAGTTGGGACCAAGTGACGACTTCAAAAAACTCTTCCATGGTTCCAAAACCACCGGGTAACACAAGAAAGGCATCCGAACGTTCAAACATGATTCGTTTCCTTTCGTGCATCGATTCCACTTGGATGAGTTCTGATAAACCCATATGTTCGATTTCCTTTTGTTTCAGAAACGTTGGGATCACACCAATGACTTTACCATGGTTCTCCAAACAACCGTTTGCCACAGCTCCCATAAGTCCCACACTCGCACCACCATACACAATTCCCATTTTATGTTGTGCAAGAATTTCACCTAAATGAAAAGCTTCCTTGTGATAGGAAGGGTCAAGTCCAGAAGAGGATCCACAGTAAATTGCGATGTTTTGTAAGAGAGCCATCTGAAAGACAATATGATAATTCCATAGGAATTGCAAAGTGAAAACTGAAATCTAAAACTGGAAATGGATTCAGATTATTTACGAAAACCGTAAAAAGCGTTCGTCATAAACTCCCATTCAGGTGTTGGAAAAAATTCTCCTTGTGGTAAGGTAAACCAAGGAGAGTAGGTTGTATCATTTTTCAAGATATGCATTTCTTGGGAAGGCATATAACTTTGTGCTAACAGAAATAAGGTGTTACCATCCTTTGATTGGGCTTTGTCTACAACCATCACAACATGCCCGGGGGAACCTGCTTGGATCCATACATCCCCTGGTTCCAAATCTTGTAGTTGTTTTTTCTTAAGTTCTGATTTGAGTGAGATGGTTCCCGCATAACTATAAATAAATTGTAAATAAGTTTCGAATACTTCGCGGTTTGTTCCTTTTTTTGCGATCCCTTCTTTCCAAGTTGTTTTATTTCCCTTCACAACCACTCTATCCCCTTTCGCAAATCGAGAAAAGGGAACTAACATTCCATTGCTGATGGAAAATGTGATTTTTCCCCATTCCTTTCGCGAATATAGATACTCTGCACGAAGTTTCATGACCGCATCTGCACATTGGATGAGGTCTGATTTCAGTAATGGAAAATCTAACACAGCTTCATGGACTTGGTTTTGTTTTTTACTTCCATTGTACAAAAGCACGGGGCTTCCTTTTGGTTTTAAAGGAAAGTTTTGTAAGTAAGTAGAAAAACTTTCTTTAGGGTAAGTAAGTCGACTGTATCCGTTAGGTGGTGTGAATCGTTCTTGTATGGATTCGGAAAAAATTGGTGAAACTAAAAGAAAAGGGATAAGGAAACAAATTCCGCATCGCAAATCTAAATTGAATTTTAGTCCAAATTCCAATTTCAACGAGTTACCACCAGCTTGATAGATTCTTCTAACCATGCTTCTTTCGCTTCTGCAAAGGAAACAGTTTTTGTGACAATTTTTTCAGGTGTAAACATTCCATTTTGGATTTCGGGGTAAAGTGCTTTCATGGAATCGAGTGATTCCACTCTTCCGATATGGATTTCCGCACCTTGGTTGTACATCTCCAAATAGGGAATTTCAAATCGATTGGTCCAAAAAATTGATGCCGAACTGAGGATGGCATTTTTTCCCATGGAACGAGTGGCAAATTCCCAACCTTCTTTTGTGGCAGAAGCATCACAAACCAAATCATACTTCTCACTTGGTTTTGGGAATGTTGTTACATGGGTCACTGGGATTCCAAGTGATGTAGCAAGTTCGATTCTACTGCGGTCAGTGTCCACATAGAGCACTTCCGCTTTTTTTGTTTGGTGGAGGTAAAGAGCTGTGTAAAGTCCAATACTACCTGCGTTTCCACCCACGACGAGTGTTTTAGGATCTTTTTTTCGTTCTAAAAATCGACCTGCCAACTTCCAAACTTCGGCAATATTATCACTGAGACTCGCAATGCCAACCGGATTAATTTTAGGATCCATAGGAAGTAACATTTGTTTTGCGTAAGGAACCTTGATGAGTTCTGATATTGCACCACCTACATTGTGAGCACCAGGTGGCATTCCATAAGCTGAAGTATAAGGCACTGATTCACAAGAATTCGTATGAATTGATAAACACGATGGACATGTCCCACAAGAGATTTGAAAAGGAATCGCAACCACTGATCCAATTTGGAACTGTCCATAAAGTTCGTCCGATAAAGATTTGATACGTCCAACAAACTCGTGTCCTACGGGGAATGGTGCGCGGAATAATGTTTCTCCTCGTACGATGGGTAAATCCAAATCACAACGAGCAATTGCGATGGGTTCCACAAGTGCTTGGTTTTCACCGTTAATGGTAGGAGTTTCTACTTCTTCCCATTCAAGGATCCCTTTTTTCCGAAAGACGAGTCGTAACATATGACACTCCGTATACCGAACGGTCTACCATTCCCCTTTGATCAAAATTTGGCAACTAAAATTGTTGGAACCAACTTGGCAATTTTGGCATCTCTGTTTCTTCCCAGGTCCAATCACCAAGGACGGTGACAATCGGTGATTTGGTTTCTAGTGCTTTTTTGAGACCACGTGTGAGGTCTTCTCTTACAGTTGGTCTGTAGGGTGTGCCAAATTGCTTTTGAAAAGATTCTTTTTCGTGTTCCCAAGCATACGATAGGAAAAAGTCCATAAACTTCTCGTTAGATGATTCAAATTTGTTTTTAAGTTGTAAAAGGTCAGGGTGGTTTGTTTTTTTCATCGTCCTTTGTAATACGATCGAAATTCCTCTTACACTTTTCGAAAAAAATGTCCCTGCTCGCACGATACGTCGTTTTGTTGGATTCTCAAATGCCCAAAGATCAGCCTTGTACTTTGCAATTCCCATGGATCCATAAAATGCCAACGTATGGCTTAGCCAATAAAACGCTGAATAGGCGACTGTTAGTTCCGGTTCAAACTCCTTTTCCAAACTCACCATTGGATCCAAACAAATTCCCAAGGTATTGTTGATTTGTTCGTTTGTACTTTCTTCAATGGGAAAACCAACCTCACCGAGTGCCGGCGTGTAAATGAGAGCCTTAATTTGTTTGGACCTACCATGTTTTTCGAAATCATCTAAGATGGAATTTGTAAGCCCAGGTTCTGCTCGTTTTCCAAATAAGGTCAGATTTGCATTCGACACAGGTTCATTTGTTGTTGTGGATGTAATGATAAAGGCATTCGGATCTGAGGAACGGATGGCTTGGATGGCACTTTGTCCAGCTTCCCCCGAACCACCTATGATTAAATATTGATTTTGTCCCATGAATCCCTACCTGAATGTTTTAAAGGTTCTAATTTTCGATTGATCATGGTAAAGTCTCTTAGATTCTTTATCGGAACAAGCGAAATATGAAAACGATTTTATCCTGCTCCAATTGTCTCAGTGGTCATTCCATTTCCTCATCCAAACTGGAAGGCAAAAAAGGAAAATACCGATGTAAAAAATGTTCCATTTGGAACCATTTTGATTTCCGAAAGAACCTCACGGGAGAAAGATCCGACTCACTCGTGTTATTTGATCTCAATTTTATAGGTCAAATTCCCAACCATACTCTTCAAGGACAAATTTTTGGAAGGTATACGACAAACTTTGTCTCGGAATGGTCAAATGAAGAATTAGTTTTTTTGAAAGACGAAGAGGGGAATGATGATGATGTTCGGATTTCTATTTCTGGACTTCCCGAAATTGTTCGATTAAAAAATTTTGATTATGACATCACAACAACAACTCCTTCCAAAACTCTCAGTATCATCATCAATCATAATGTAAACACTTCTCCCGTTAGACTTTCCTTAACTGTAGAAGATTATGATCATGCACTTGTGAATGGAAAATTGTATTTAGCAATTTCTGATGAGTGGAATACGTTTTTACACGGTAGTTTTACAGCTACCCATATTTATAAAATAGAGTTTGATGAATATGGTGTCGCAAATAAAGAACTTCCAGATTTTATCACAAGTTATTTATCATCAAAAATTTACGCATTGTCTGGTAATATTTTATTATTACAAAAACATTACCCATCATTAACAGAGAATGAAAAAAATGAATTATTTACACTTGTGATGTATCATTGGCCCGAAAACCAAACAACAGTTTCAGAAGTGCATTTCAAAGAAGCAAACATCCAAGCAAAATTCCAACTCACTCAGAGAAAACTGAATGAAACATTTATCTTTTTAATCTCCAATCAATTAAAACCAAATGCAAACCATTGGCACATCATTCATGATGTTGTTTGCCATTCAGAATCAGAACCAATCTTCATCCCGATTCTCAAATCAAAATTTCCCGAGGAATACCACCAAAACTTAGGAAATCAGTTAGAAACTAAAAATGAAGACAAAACCTTGGATTGGTTAGATGAAGATGATGTTTATTTATTAGATTCTTTTGTAAGAACTGTCGGATCCTTAGATTACATCATCAAAGATTCCATTCGTAATCCTCTCGGTTTTACTTTATTACAAGAAGCATTTGTACGCTCTAAATTCAAGTCTTGTATGCGTTTATTGGAAAGAGGTGCAAACCCCAATATTTTAGATGCTAACGGAGAATCTGCTATCTTCAAATTATGCCAAGACAACAAACTTCGTTTGCAAGAAAAAACTGCTTTAATGGATGAACTCATCAAACGTGGTGCGCAGGTAAACTTACAATCGGTAAATGGTATGTCACCTCTCCATTGGTGTTCTGTGTTTGGAGAACCTAGCTTGGCAAAACGACTCATCCAAGCAGGTGTTGACATTCATATTACAGATCAAATTGGAAGTACGGCACTACACGAAGCATGTAAATTTGGTAATTCTTCTGTCCTTGCTTTATTACTCGAATCGGGAGCGAAGGCAAACGGGAAAACCTTAGAGGAAAAAACGGGACGTGATTTAGCTTTTGAAAATTTAGAAATTGCAGAGTTGGAATCAGACGAAGAGAAAAAGAGCCGATACCAAAGGGTTCTTTCTCTCCTTGATGTGTATGGTGGTTAAAAACTAAGACGTTTTGTTTTAATCACCTTTACTAGTAAATACAATACAAACCCCACTGGACCAAAATAGAATGTAAGGAAATGGATGGGAACTAGGTACAATCGATGGATACCAATGGATTTTCCATCTTCTGCTTCCCAGGTTCCCATAAATAAATCAAACGACAAATAATGCACCCATCCAGCTAACAGAAATTCATCGTTTGCAAATAAAGAACGCACTGATTCCAAACTTGAAAAATTCCCTTCTGTTTTTCCAAAACCAAATGACAGGGCAAAAATGTAAAGCCCTCCCAGAAATAACCCAGAAATCAGAAAACGCAGAGAGGGGATCACCTTACTTTGATTTGGAGTTAGTATTAACACAATCCACGATAGAAGTGCAATGGAATTGGCAATCGTAAAGATTAGAGATGGGTTCATGTGGTTACCTTTGTGATAGAAAATTTTGGAGAGGAAAATAGTCGGATGAAGAGTGTAGTCAAAACCAAAACAATCAGTCCATAACTACCTGTAAAAAAACGATGGAAACTAAAAATTGAATATCCCATGAGAGTTTGTACAACCATAAGTCCATTCATCAAAAGTAAAAATACTCCAATCAAGCGAATGATCATCCCATGTTCTTTTTTTTCTGCAAGTGGCAAAAGATAGGCGGCCAATACAAAGAATACCTGCATCACATGCATTCCAAAAAAATGAGGTACTCGCATGTCACCAATTACCGTACTCCATCCAAAAAAATAGAGGCCTTGTCCTACTTCCCCCTTCCCAAAGTTATGTGATCCACTGGTTTGGAAAATACCCTGTTTCATCAGTTCCAATTGTTCGGGGCGTGGAGTTGTCATAAAAAATCCAATGATCATTCCAAAACCAGCAATGAAAAGCCCCCAAAGTAGACTTTCTTTCACAGCTTTTGGAATCTGTTTTTGTTTGAAGATGGGTAGGATCATTCCTAAGTGGAATAGCCAAAATATGGAAATACTGGTTCCCATAACAGAAAACACAATTTGGTTCCAAGGATTGGAAACATTAAAATGACTACTTTCTCCTCTGGCTGCTTGGGCTGTGATAAGGATAATTTCAATGGCAGAGGTGATGGTGAGTGCGATTTGAGTGATTCGATTGTACTTCCAGTCTGCCAAAAATCGTTCCAAAATCCAAAGGGTTGAAAACGAATAAATCCCAAGGGATAATGTGAACTTGATTGGTTTGATCCAAAGATTCACCCCCAAAAGGGTTCTTGTATCTAATAAAAGCAGGGGAATCATGGTTATCGTGAGCACTACCATTGAGATTCCATTCCAAAAAAGTGGTTGTCTTTTGATGTTGGTGTATTCCATAATGTAGACAGTGTAAACCAAGATGTAGGCTCTGTCAACATAAAAAGTATACATTGTAAACATTTTATGAAACCATTGAAAAAACAAACAACACCCAAAAAAACGAAAACTACCACACCAAAACCATCTGGTAATCAATCAGCAGGGTACCACCACGGGAATTTACGAGAAGAAGTATTGGAACACTCACGTAAGGTATTGGAAAAAACAGGTGTTTCGTCCCTGAGTCTTCGGGACATCGCTTCCGACTTAGGCGTGAGTCATACGGCCCCCTACAGGCATTTTCCCAAAAAAATGGACCTACTCCAAGCATTAGTTGCTGAAGGATTTCGGGAACTGGCAGATGCGATGAAACGCGCTTGGGACAGTTCGGAAGATCCATTAATGAAAGTCCGTAAAGCCGGAGAAGAATACATTTACTTATTACTCAATAATCCACGTAGAACAGAACTTATGTTTGGTGGTGAAATTTATGTTTCTGGTGATCCATTGTCCAATGATTTAAGAGAATGTGGAGATGAAGCATACATGGGTATGTTTCGGATTGTTGAATATGGACAAAACCAATTGGTCTTAAAAAAATCAGTACCAACTGCAACACTCATGATGAGTTTTTGGAGTGGTGTCCATGGATTTGCCGTACTCAATGAACGAAAATGGAAATCGATCCAATCTTCTCTGGAAGAAAAAAAATCCTTTCAAAAGGAAGTTTTACAGATTTTGGAAATTATGATTGAAGGGACACGTCTGTAAAGTAAACAATTCTGCTTGTGATGATAGTGAAATTACCTTCTGTTTCCAAAGTCACTTCCATTTCCACTGGATAATCTTTTAATACCATAATGAGACCAATTCCCGAACGACTGGAATCAGGGTCATTGGATTCTATCTTTTGGAAGTACAATTTTTCTAAGTCTTTTGCAGAGAAAATTTCTTTTAAACTTGATTCATATGCAGACACATTTGATTCATTTGTTTTGTTTCGGACTAACATCTCAAAAGATTTTCCCCGATGGATTAGAGAAATTTCAATATCTGCTTTTTTATCATACGAATACTTAGCTGCGTTTTCCAAAAGTTCGTTAAACACAGTGGAGATCGAATTGACAATCTCCGAATTTTTCATGTCCATCGAATCAGTTGGTACATTGGGTAAAAACGAAAACCCATAGAAATAACCGATAAAATCGGAGAGAATTCCAATACGTCGCCAGTAACGCATCAAATCCAAAGGTTTTAAATGGATTTCAATGATGGACTCTGGTTCTTTTTCCGAAAAAGCAGTGTGAGTTAGATTGCCATATTTTCGCATATTCGTAGTTCAACTAAGGAATGTAGCGGAATTACTTTAATGCCGCAAGCGCTTTTTCTAATGCATTTTGCATTAATCGGCGTTCTTCGGGGTTTGTGCTGAGTTTGTCAAAGTGTAAAGGTTTGAGAAGAAAACCTTTCCCATCAAATTTTAAGAATGGATTGTCTTTTTTATCTTTTTCATCTTTGAGTCCAATCACCTGAAACGTTTCAATGGGAGTGTGTACACCCTTTACAACAATTTCTCCCTTGGGAATGGTATCAATGTATTCGTCTATCAAGGATTTGGTTGCATTTGAAATCAAAATTTCTCCTGCATCGGAAGCATGTTCCAAACGAGAGGCAACATTCACTGGACCACCAATGATGGTGTAATCCATTCGTTCGTTGGTTCCAAAATTACCAACCGTCACATAACCTGTATTGATTCCGATTCTACAAGTTAGGTTGTGGTTGATACCTGATTTTCTCCAATACTCGTCTAACGCAGGCAAACTATCACGCATTTCAATTGCCATTTTGACACAGTTTAATGCATGTGCTTTGTCGTTTTCGAATGTTGGCGCCCCGAAAAAAATCATAATGGCATCACCAATGAATTTGTCGATGGTCCCACCATATTTAATGGCGATGCTTGACATTACATCTAAGTATTGGTTGAGGCAATCGGATAGGATTTCTGGTTCAATTGAATCTGTGATCGTAGTAAAACCAACAATGTCAGAGAAGAAGATGGTGAGTTTTCGCCTTTGGTGGGAAATCGATGTTTCCACTTCTGCCCCTGTGATCATCTCATACAATTGAGGGGAGAGGTAACGTCGCATACGATCCAAATACATTTGGATCTTTTTGTTATTTTCTAAGAGTTCGTTTTCGATTTCTGTAGAATGATCAATGATGTTTTGGTAGAGAACTTCCAACTCTGCATATTTGGCTCGTTCCTCTTCCAAAACTTTTTCATTGTCCATAATGTCCTAGCCTCGTTTCCTCATGATCATGATAGTGATGTCATCGTACACATCCATTCCATCAATGAATACATAGATGTCTTGGAAGATCGCTGCTAAAATTTCATCAGTTGATGGAAGGTCCGCATGTTTTTCCAAGGATTCAATCAATCGATGGGATCCGAACTGCTCCCGTTTTGGATTTTCTGCCTCTGTTGCTCCATCTGTGTAAAGTAAGATGATATCCTTTGGTTGTAAAGGAATGGGCTTTTCATGAATGAATTCATCAATGGATTCTGTGAGACCAACTAACATTCCATTATCGACTGTATCGATGATTTCTGTTTTTTTCGTAGCATGGCGGTAAACCATAATGGTTTCGTGTTGTCCAGCTGTTGTAAACACTCCATTTTTGTAGGAAAACAGGGAGAGTGTTAGGTTTCGGATGTCATTCATCCTCATGTGGATGTTCGAAAACAAAATGGAGTTGATGGAACGGAGTGATTCCCGTAAGGAAATGACTTTGGATCGTAATGTTGTGATAAATGCTGACTGTGTCATGAGCATCACAACACCAGAAGCAAGACCGTGGTCTGTTACGTCTCCGATACCAATGTAAACTGTTCCGTCTTCATGGTGGACCACATCATAATAGTCTCCCCCCACTTCGTTTGCAGAGTCCATCCGAGCTGAAATTTCTAACTCACCAATTTGTTTTAATTCCTCATTGCGGGGAAGTACCATGGCTTGGATTTGCCTTGCTACGTCTAATTCCATACCGAGGCGCATGTTCTCTTCGAGGATGGCTTGTTTTTCTGTATTAAAAATTAAGTCAGCTTGTTCTTGAGTGGTGCGTGAGGTATTGAGGATGGCATATAAAATCAAACCACCTGTTACGATCATATAAAGTAAGATGAGAAAAATTCCCATCGGCACAGCACTGACAAGAAAGAAGGAACTATTTTCTTCTAAGAAGTTTGGTTTGAGATACTGTGACAACTCAATGAGTTTTGCATTGAGGTCTGTCATCTCAGGATAAAAATAAATGGTGAGTGATGCATACTCAACGATGAGTACAACCACTGCAAAAATGATAGTCTTAGTATTATTACGTATGGATGCAAGAGCGATGAGGATGAAGAAGACATAAATCATCGGTGCTGCATACACAAGACTTGGGTTTTTTTGGGAGTAAGCCGTATACCCTGTAACAAATGTAAGGAGGGTGATCTCTAAAAAAGAAGAAGAGAATTTAAATATATTGAGATATTTACCCGACTTCTTTAATGAATATAAAACTACGAAGTTGTAACAGAGTAAAACTAAGATGGCAGAGATTTGGTAATAAAACTCTACAGGAGGACGACCCGATAGGAGTCCGAGAGTGGCAAAGATAACCAAAAACCCCAGGAAAAAAAATCGGAATTTTGTGGCGAAGGTTTCGGCCCTAAATTCCCCCTGGAAGGCAATCTCTTTAAGTTGTTTCTTGTAGTAGTCCGAGAGGACGAAGCGATTTTCGTTGGAAGAGGATTGCGGCATAGAGTAAAGGTTTCTTTCTTTATATTTCGTTCTAGAGAATGCGGAAAATTAACTGATAACGTCATACATTTTGCATAAATTGCAAATGATTTTTCAAATTTTTAAGGAGGACGGCGCGTATGAGTCATATCAAAGTCCATTTGGCAACAACGGAAGAAGATCGTAATAAAATTTACCACCTCCGCTACGATATATATGTTCAAGAAATGAACAGGGTCCAGGAATACGCCGACCATACCACGAAAATGATCAAAGAACCGTTTGATGAAACGGGCCACCTTTTCCTCGCAGAAACGGAAGAGGGAGAGATCATTGGAACCGTTCGTATCAACTTCCGCAGGGATGGAAGTTTGGAATGTGAAGACTTATACGAAATGGATCTTTTCCGCCCCTTTTACCCAGACCAAGTTTCTATGTCGACCAAACTCATGGTGAAACGCGAATATCGTCACACGGCAGCCGCGAGTATGTTATGTATGAAGATTTATGAACATGCTAGGGAAAATGGGATTGTCATCGATTTTATAGATACCAATCCACATTTGGTGCGATTGTACAACCAAGTTGGATATAGGATGTACAAAAAAAACATCCACCACCCTGAATATGGAATTGTGATTCCCATGGTATTCTTGTTAGACGACAATGAATATCTAAAACAAATCCATTCACCTTTTCTCCGTTTGGCGAAGAGATTTCCTGCTGGAACAGAACTTGCTCATTTGTTTGAGACTAAGTTCCCCGAATACAAAGACATTCGACCTCTCTTTTCTATGGAAGGAGATGAGGTTTGGCAAAATATCGTACATGATATGATGCTTCCACCGAGCCAGTTTCTTTCGTTTTTACGAGGGTTTACGGAGGAAGAATCGAAAAAACTACTCTCTATGCTCGATCTCATAGACTATGAAGATGGTGATGTTGTGTTCCACCAAAACCAAGAAAGCCAAGGTTTGTTTTGTGTATTGGATGGAAGTGTAGAAGTTGTGGTAAACCGAGAAGATGGAGTCAGGTCAACTATCTCGATCTTAAACCAAGGAGAGATCTTTGGGGAACTTGGTTTTGTCGCGAAGTCCAATCGGAATGCTGATATCATCGTCAGAGATCATGCAAAATTACTCATCCTCACTCCCAATGAATTTCAGAAATTGGAAATCCAAAGTCCTACGTTAGCAGTAAAATTACTCACGAATCTGTTTGTGATCTTAGCGCAGAGGTTCAATGAAATGTCCCGCCGCATGCTCGAATTTAGAAGGTTGTACGAGATGGGCGGAAGTTCGAGGTAAAAGGTGAAACGTTTGTGGTTTAGGAAATTTCCAAAACCACTTGGTCCCAAAGTTTTTTGAAGTTAGAAAGAGATTTTGACTGCCAAGAAACGTTGAGTGATCCTTGGATTTTGATTTGGTAAGTAGCACTTTTTCTAGAATCAATAATGAACATGGAAAGGGTTGTGATCCCCGAACTGTTCACAAATTGGAGTTCACGAAAGTCCATCGTGAGTAGTGCCCCTTGGCATTGTTTGGCAACATCTCTTAAAAATAATTTGATTGGTTCATAAGCGGGTAAGTTCTGCAAGCGGATGGATCCAGTGAATTTGACAGTCTTAGTGGCTTCGTCGTATTGAATATTGTAATCTAAGTCTTTGATTTCCATGAAGCTTCGCCTATTATATCTCTTCTACGTTGATAATTGCTCTTACCGTGATTTCATGAGTATCGGCATCGATCTCAGTGAAACTATAACCAAAACGAACAGGATAGTCTTTTAACATCATGAGAAGACCAAGTCCAGACTTGGTATCTCCATCTTCTTTGGTTTCGAGTGTAGAAAAATACATCTCCTCCACGTTTTCTGATATGAGTTTGTTCACAAAAAGCTCAAAACTATCTCTTAAGGTTT
The sequence above is a segment of the Leptospira levettii genome. Coding sequences within it:
- a CDS encoding PP2C family protein-serine/threonine phosphatase, with the protein product MVIFATLGLLSGRPPVEFYYQISAILVLLCYNFVVLYSLKKSGKYLNIFKFSSSFLEITLLTFVTGYTAYSQKNPSLVYAAPMIYVFFILIALASIRNNTKTIIFAVVVLIVEYASLTIYFYPEMTDLNAKLIELSQYLKPNFLEENSSFFLVSAVPMGIFLILLYMIVTGGLILYAILNTSRTTQEQADLIFNTEKQAILEENMRLGMELDVARQIQAMVLPRNEELKQIGELEISARMDSANEVGGDYYDVVHHEDGTVYIGIGDVTDHGLASGVVMLMTQSAFITTLRSKVISLRESLRSINSILFSNIHMRMNDIRNLTLSLFSYKNGVFTTAGQHETIMVYRHATKKTEIIDTVDNGMLVGLTESIDEFIHEKPIPLQPKDIILLYTDGATEAENPKREQFGSHRLIESLEKHADLPSTDEILAAIFQDIYVFIDGMDVYDDITIMIMRKRG
- a CDS encoding GNAT family N-acetyltransferase, with the translated sequence MSHIKVHLATTEEDRNKIYHLRYDIYVQEMNRVQEYADHTTKMIKEPFDETGHLFLAETEEGEIIGTVRINFRRDGSLECEDLYEMDLFRPFYPDQVSMSTKLMVKREYRHTAAASMLCMKIYEHARENGIVIDFIDTNPHLVRLYNQVGYRMYKKNIHHPEYGIVIPMVFLLDDNEYLKQIHSPFLRLAKRFPAGTELAHLFETKFPEYKDIRPLFSMEGDEVWQNIVHDMMLPPSQFLSFLRGFTEEESKKLLSMLDLIDYEDGDVVFHQNQESQGLFCVLDGSVEVVVNREDGVRSTISILNQGEIFGELGFVAKSNRNADIIVRDHAKLLILTPNEFQKLEIQSPTLAVKLLTNLFVILAQRFNEMSRRMLEFRRLYEMGGSSR
- a CDS encoding slr1659 superfamily regulator: MEIKDLDYNIQYDEATKTVKFTGSIRLQNLPAYEPIKLFLRDVAKQCQGALLTMDFRELQFVNSSGITTLSMFIIDSRKSATYQIKIQGSLNVSWQSKSLSNFKKLWDQVVLEIS